The proteins below are encoded in one region of Silene latifolia isolate original U9 population chromosome 2, ASM4854445v1, whole genome shotgun sequence:
- the LOC141641459 gene encoding uncharacterized protein LOC141641459, with product MAGDIETSNTQKLDPLSSYYLGSHDVPGEKVSNIVLHRDNYDSWQKSMTFSLKARRKFGFIDGTIKKLTDAFELGNWVVVNCTLIQWIRNMINPTLLDNISYPDDASVLWSEIKAQYAVVDGTMIHSLKTHLNNCKQNKGMDVTTYYGKLKTLWDSIGKHEPPFACRCGKCECGIGPAAIKRQDNERLHQFFMGLDHTLYGNIRSSQFQLDPLPARSRAYNLVLQEEHLRIETQPTVLEVAIFATPHATTDWRAIRDKERNEKRGLFCSSCETRGHDAPSSRKTIGAGELRDGLFWIHAGEKPLAVHTVSGRETFDLWHRRLGHPSHKVVRTIPSFSSLISNKDTVCDASHLAKQHRDSFVLNNKRASDLFDLIHCDLWGPYRTASSCGAKYFLTIVDDYSRAIWVYLLLDKTEVSDMFMSFIHMVQTQFSKSLKNVRSDNGTEFNSMTGYFFQNGIKFETSCVGTPQQNGRVERKHRHILNVARALRFQANLPNSFWGECILSSAYLINRTPSQLLNNLTPYKCLYGIAPSYDNLRVFGCLAYAHNQNTHGDKFEKRSRKSIFVGYPNSKKGWKLYDLETESFYVSRDVIFHENTFPFAAINDSVTKTVMDSTPDSSLSDEPFNGFDISGANPETVAGPGPDDSASAPSPATSSAAGTDTTVAAPSNATTVGLCVLRQ from the exons ATGGCCGGCGACATTGAAACCTCTAATACACAAAAACTTGATCCTCTCAGCTCCTATTACCTCGGTTCCCATGATGTTCCGGGTGAAAAAGTTTCGAATATTGTTTTACATCGTGACAACTACGATTCTTGGCAAAAATCCATGACTTTCTCCTTAAAAGCTCGCCGCAAGTTCGGATTCATCGATGGCACAATTAAGAAACTCACCGATGCATTCGAACTCGGCAATTGGGTTGTGGTTAATTGTACCTTAATTCAATGGATCCGCAATATGATTAATCCAACGCTGCTTGATAATATTTCGTACCCCGATGACGCATCTGTCCTGTGGTCCGAAATTAAAGCCCAATACGCGGTGGTTGACGGTACTATGATCCATAGCCTTAAAACTCATTTAAACAATTGTAAGCAAAATAAAGGAATGGACGTCACCACATACTATGGCAAACTGAAGACTCTTTGGGATTCTATCGGTAAGCACGAGCCACCGTTTGCTTGTCGATGTGGTAAGTGCGAGTGTGGAATAGGCCCTGCTGCTATCAAACGGCAAGACAACGAACGACTTCATCAATTTTTCATGGGTCTCGATCATACTCTTTACGGTAATATCCGATCCTCTCAATTTCAATTGGACCCCTTACCCGCTCGTAGTCGCGCCTATAATCTGGTTCTTCAAGAAGAACATTTACGCATTGAGACGCAACCTACTGTGTTAGAGGTTGCCATTTTTGCTACCCCACACGCCACCACTGATTGGCGTGCTATTCGTGACAAAGAACGGAATGAAAAACGCGGCCTGTTTTGTTCTTCTTGTGAAACCCGTGGTCATGAC GCCCCTTCTTCGAGGAAGACGATTGGAGCAGGTGAACTACGGGACGGACTATTTTGGATTCATGCGGGGGAGAAACCACTGGCGGTTCATACAGTGTCAGGGCGAGAGACTTTTGATCTTTGGCACAGACGTCTAGGGCATCCGTCACATAAAGTGGTCAGGACTATTCCCTCTTTTAGTAGTTTAATTTCCAATAAAGATACAGTTTGTGATGCTAGTCATTTGGCTAAACAACACCGTGACAGTTTTGTTTTGAATAATAAGCGTGCCTCGGATTTATTTGATTTAATTCATTGTGACCTATGGGGGCCATATCGTACTGCTTCTTCGTGTGGTGCGAAATATTTTTTAACAATAGTAGATGATTACTCTCGTGCAATATGGGTTTATTTATTGCTTGATAAAACTGAAGTAAGTGACATGTTCATGAGTTTTATTCATATGGTCCAAACCCAATTTTCTAAATCCCTTAAGAATGTCCGGAGTGATAATGGCACGGAATTTAATAGCATGACTGGTTATTTTTTCCAAAATGGCATAAAATTTGAGACCTCTTGTGTCGGTACACCTCAACAGAATGGGCGGGTGGAACGTAAGCATCGTCATATTTTGAATGTAGCTCGGGCACTTCGTTTTCAGGCCAATTTACCCAACTCTTTTTGGGGTGAATGTATCTTATCTTCCGCCTATTTAATTAATCGGACACCGTCACAATTGCTAAATAACTTGACCCCGTATAAGTGTCTCTATGGTATTGCTCCTTCATATGACAATTTGAGAGTTTTCGGGTGTTTAGCTTATGCTCACAATCAAAATACACATGGGGATAAGTTTGAGAAACGGAGTCGGAAAAGTATTTTCGTTGGGTATCCGAATAGTAAAAAGGGTTGGAAGCTTTATGATCTCGAAACCGAATCTTTTTATGTCTCTCGTGATGTCATTTTTCACGAAAACACTTTTCCTTTTGCTGCTATAAATGATTCGGTCACCAAGACTGTTATGGATTCCACCCCTGATTCGTCTCTCTCCGATGAGCCTTTTAATGGGTTTGATATTTCGGGTGCTAATCCTGAGACTGTTGCGGGTCCGGGTCCTGATGACTCTGCCTCGGCCCCCTCCCCTGCTACGTCCTCTGCTGCCGGCACAGATACCACCGTGGCTGCTCCTTCTAATGCTACTACTGTTGGATTATGTgttctccgacaataa